AGGGCTGTTGCGGCAGAAAAAAGAAATCCTCCATCGGCGGATGATGGATCACACCGCTGCCGGTGCTCCACAGACCGGCAATGGCCCGCAACAGCGAGCTTTTGCCGCAGCCGCTGTCGCCGGTAATGAGCAGCGCGTCGCCCGGCTTCAGGGCCAGCGTAAGTTCCTTGATCAGCACCCGTTCAGATTGCGGCGGATGCAGCGTGAGCGATTCCAGCGCGAGGTGCTCGCCCGGACGTGTCTGGATGCGCGGGTGGGTGTTCTCTTCAACGGCTTTGACTTCGGCGTTGGGCATAACAAGGTTGGACAATGCCTGCAGGCGGTCGATGCCGGCCACGAAGCGGCTCAGGCTTTCGAAGTTGTCGACGATGAGGCCCACGGCGCCGAGCACAGCACTGAACGCCCCGGCCGCCTGGACCGCACGCCCTACTTCCAGCTCGCCCGACAAAACGCCGCCGGCCAGGATCACGGCGGGCAGCACCATATCGAGCCGGCTGAACGCGCGCTGGAACAGGTTGAGGGAACGCTGCTTCTTGATCAGCCTGGCGAAATTCTGGATCACTTTCTCGAACTTGCTGTCGATGTGCGCCCGCTCCTGTTCCTCCCCGCGGTAAAAGGCGATCGATTCGGCGTTTTCTCGCACGCGCATCAGGCTGAAACGGAAATCCGCCTCGCGCCGCAACTGCCAGAAATTCAGGTGGATCAGCGGGTTGCCGAAGACCCAGAGGGCGATCACGGTGCCCGCCAGCGCGTACACCGCCAGCACGCCGACCAGCAAATGCGAGATCGACCACAGCACGGTGCTGAACGCCACCAGCGACATCAATGAGCCTAAAAAGATCAGCAGGAAGTGGATCGACCTGCCGGTGAAGGTGCTGATGTCTTCGGCGATCCGCTGATCGGGATTGTCGATCTCGGCGTTCGAGCCCAGCTCGTAGTATTTGCGCCCTGTCAGGTAGCCGTCGAGGAAGCGGCTGGTGAGCCAGCGCCGCCACTGGTTGGCGAAGAGGTCGCGCATGTAGTAATAGAAAGCGTAGATCGGCACGGCAAACGCCAGCACGAACAGGCAGGCGCGCACCGATGCCCAGAAGCGCTCGCCACTTTTGGCTGCCAGCGCCGAGGTCATCTCGCCGGCCTGGTCGTTCAGCATGACTGCGAACTTGGTTTCGAACAGCATCAACACGATCAACAGTGCCAGCAGGCCCCAGGCCTTCTTTTTTTCGTCTCCAAGCCAATACGGCTTTGCCACCCTGACGAATTGCTTCCATGCGGCGAGCGACAAGGGCGGCACCCGGCGTCTTTTCTTGGGTGCCGGCGGGACCTGATCAGTTACAGCGTCCGTGGTAGCGGAGGTAGGCGTATTCATTGTATTCAATTGCAGAGTTAGGTAACCGTCGAGCGCACGCGCCCGATTCATTTGCACTTTTCAGTCTAGGCAACCATCTCCACGATTGCAGAAAAAAACCAAGCATACGACCTGGAACGAATTCGTTCGGTGCGGAAACGGACATAGCATGCCATCCCGCGCTCCTTTTTCGACCACGAAGAAATGGCTGCGTTCATTTCCTGGCCACCGCTCAGGCGGCCTGGCGATCGAAGAAGAAGCGCAACATCTGCTCGCTGGCGTCGGGGCCGTTGGCGTCGGTGTAGCTGCCGCGCCGGCTGCCGCCGGACCAGGCGTGGCCGGCGCCGTGCACGGTCCAATGCTCGGCAAAGATGTCGCCCGTTGCGCTGCGATGGATGTCGCGGGTGAAAGTGCGCCCGGTGGCTTCGCCGACCTCTTGCGCGTGCGTCTGCGCGGCCGTCGCGGACTGCAGCGATTGCCGCACGATACGGCCGCCATTCCTGGGATGCACAGTCGAATCGAGGTCGCCGTGAAAGACGATGATCGGCACGCCGTCGGCGGCCGCCATGCCGTCGAGCGCATCGACGTCGGCGCCGTGGCGCATCGCCCGCATCGCGCCGAAGCGGTCGGTGGCGGCGCCGTGCGCCAGGCCGGAGTGGCAGCCGACAGCGGTGAACAGGTCCGGATAGGTGCGGCCGAGGATCACCGCCATCGAACCGCCGGACGACAGGCCGGCGACGAACACCTTGCCGGTGTCGACCGCGTATTCGGAGATGATCTTTCGTGCGACGCCGGCGATCAGCGCCGGCTCGCCTTGGCCGCGATGGTGGTTCGCTTTCTCGAACCAGTTCCAGCACTTCGCGCCGTTGGCGCCGCAGGATTGTTCGGGGTAAGCGACCAGGCAATGGTATTTTTCCGCCAGCGCGTTCATGCCGGTGCCGCAGGCAAAGTCGTCAGCATCCTGGCCGCAGCCGTGCAACATGACGATCAGCGGCGTCGGCGAACCGTCGTAGCCGCTGGGGATAAACAATTTATACCGAAGCGATCCGAAGTCCGCGGCAAAGCGGTCTGAGACGAAATCGCCGGGACCGGGCTCCGGCAGCGGGGCCAGCAGCGAAATACCGAATCGGATGGGGGCCGAGTCCCACGGAGAAGTGCAAGCCAGGCTGGTCCAGGCGTCGAGCATAGGGTTCAACATTTGATAACTCCGCTAAAGAAACTGTATGGAAGTCTCCAATGTTCTTTTAGGGAAGTATCGCCCACCACGACTGCGTTAATTGTCGGGAAGCGTGCCGAGCCGACGTAGGACAGTTACCCTGCGAGGCAATTCGACGCCCCGAATGCTGCTCCGCATGGCAAGATAGACACCATTGCGAGGTACGGGCCAGCCTCCGTACCAGAAGTGTGCGTAGTTTGACTACTCGACCAACACCTTTCTGGCGAACCGGAAGCCAAAGGCCTCCGATTGGGGTGGCAAGCATGTTTTTTGATTCGGAATTGCCGCAGAAGGTGGAACACCGCGCGCTGGTTACTGATCTGCTCGCGCTAAACGCGCAGCCGCCGCCGCCTCGCTCGGGCGCTCTTGCGCAAGACGGAGCTTCTCCAAAAAAGCAGGAAGGTGGAAAGCTTCCAGTTCGGTTCGCACCTGCGTGCAAATCCGAGCGATTTCGGCATTGACATGGGGCGAGCTGGTCGCCGCCGCAATCATATCGACCGCGGAGACTGTTCGGATAACCATTCGTGCTAAATTTGGTTCAAAGTATTTAGCGAGAAGCGCATCTTCGGTGTCGCCGAAAACAAATGCCATTCTTCCACCGTCGAGTGACGTGGCCGGGTATGTCGACTCGTTCGCCTCATCAAGTATTTTGAGTATGTTGTCTCTTGCCGCGCCCAATAGAATGACCTTTTCGCCCAAGGTGCGCAACATCAGTACTCGACGGACATGGACCGCAGGGTACGCGAGCGCGCAGACACCGAGCGTGCCCCAAAATATCTTCACGGCATCCGATTTGGCCGACGGCCCTATTAATGCAAAGATCGGGACGATGCCTTCGTTCCATATGAACGATCCTCCACGGTATAAGCCCCAATAAATCACCAAATACCCGCTGAAAACATACAAAAGCAAATAGCTCAACATCCAAAGTATAACTACTCGCTCTCCTGTCGATAATTTCCTGCCTTTTTTCTTGGAAGTTTCCATAATCGTGTCGGCCCTTCTTCGGAGTTGGGAGTGCGAGCGCCAGAGCGGATTTGATAGCGAAACAGGCGCAAACTTTAACCCGCCTCAGCGAAAAAATATTGTTCCTCGTCATGATTTTGGGGATCAGTTGCGCGCTTTCACGCATAAAAAAACCGGGACGCGGCCCGGTGTTTTTGGTTCTGCTCTTAGGGTCTGACCCGGCAGGGTCAGACCCAGGTGTGCCGGCGTAGCTCAGGTCGTGACGTTCTGCGCCCACGCCAGCGCCGACAGGTGCGCCTTGTTCACTTCCAGCGGGCTGATCCCCAGCGACTTGGCCAGCCCCGCGACCAGGTGCGAGTTGAGCTCGCACGCCTCCGCCAGCGCCAGGTACGGACCGTACATGCCGCCGCGCGTGAGCAGCGCGCGCACCACTTCGTCCGGCAGCTGAATCGTATCCAGCACTTCTTTCATCGGCAAACCGAGCAGGCGATCGAGCAGCGAAAACATCCCCGCCACGAACAGGTTCTCGCCCTCCCCGCGCGGCAGGAATTTGGCGCCCAACAGCTCGGCCAGCCGGCCGCGCACCACCGCCGTCTCCATCAGCACCGGCGAGTAGCCGCTCTTGCTGGCGGTCGCCAGCAGCAGGGTCAGCCACCGGTACAGCGGCGCATAACCGAGCAGGCTGATCGCCTGGCGCAGCGACTGGATCTCGCGCCCGCTGCCGAAGCCGGCCGAGTTGATGAAGCGCAGCAGCTTGTACGACAGCGCCGGATCGCGTTTCAAAACGCCTTCGATCTTGGGGATGTCTTCGTTGGCCGTGACCATCTGCATCAGCTGCAGGATGATCTGCTGCGCCGGGTTCATGCCCTTGACCGGATTGCCCGGCCGCGGCGTCAGGTGCAGCTTGCCGACGAAAGCGTCGAGCCCGAGCGCGGCGCAGGCGTCGAAGTCGCTCCAGGTGTTCACCGGCCGCCCCACCATGCGCACGGTCGACTGCTTGACCGCCGCATATGCGCGCGCCTGCGTCGCCACGTCGGCCCCGGAAAACTTCACTTCGATATACGACGCGTTCTGCCCGAGGTTTTTGCCGAGGTGCCCCAGGTCGCCGCGCACCGAGATGCCGACCCCGCCCGCGCGCAAGCCGCGCACCGCGGCCAGCGTATCCGGATCGGCCATGTCGGCCGCCTTCATGGTCAGCACCGTGCGCTCCGGCGGCATCGAGTGCAAGGCGTCGGTCGACAGCATCGGCGGCACCGCGTCGAGGAACAGCACCTTGTCGCGCAGCAGCCAGCCGCGCTCTTCGTCGTTGACGTTTTCCGCCACGAAGGCGACCAGCGCCTCGAGCGCCTCGTCGGTAATCGGCTGGTCGTCGTCGTGCTTCCACGACAGCTCGTAACCGATCACCCGCTGCTTCGGATCGAGCAGCGGTTCGCGCACTATGAAATTAGTTTGATGCATGGGGAGATCGCTTCGGCGTTGCTGCCGCGGGGAGAAAAATCAGAAGCCCAGGCTGTCCAGCAGGTCGTCCACCTGGCCCTGGTCGGCCACTACTTCGCTGTTGCCGGCCGGGTTGATCTGCGGCCCGTTCATCAGGCTGTTGTCGAACTCGCGCCTGACTTCGGCCGGCGCAAAATCGACCAGCATCTGTACCAGCTGCTTTTCCAGGTTCTGCGCGATCGCCGTGACCTTGCCGATCACCTGCCCCGTCAAATCCTGGAAGTCCTGGGCCATCATGATGTCCATCAGGTAGGCCTTGGTGTCCACCGTGGCGCCGCGCGTCGCGTCGAGCGTCATGATGGTGCGCTCGGCCAGCGCGCGCCAGTCGGCGTCGGAAGTCTCCGGCGCGTCGAGCAGCTTGTCCCACGCCGCCGACAGTTGCTGGGCGTCGCTGTCGATGCGGTCCTGCAGCGGGCTGGCCGCGTCGGTCGCATTGAGCACCTTCTGGGCCGCCTGCTCGGACATGCGCGCCACGTAGTCGAGGCGGTCGCGCGCATCGGGAATGTCGCTGGCCGCTTTTTCGATCAGCTTGTCGAGGCCAAGTCCGCGCAGGCTGTCGTGCAGCGCGCGCGTCATGTGGCCGATGCGGCTCAACACTTCTTCGTGCGAATCGCCGCCTGCCGGCGCGGCGCTTGCCGTCGCGCCATCGGCGTTGTGCTCACCCATTTCAGGCTCCGGCTTTTTCGAGTTTTTCGAAAATCTTGTTGAGCTTTTCATCCAGCGTGGCGGCGGTGAACGGCTTGACCACGTAGCCGTTCGCGCCGGCCTGGGCCGCTGCAATGATGTTTTCCTTCTTCGCCTCGGCCGTCACCATCAGCACCGGCAGCTTGGCCAGCGCGGGGTCGGCACGGATGTTCTGCAGCATCGTCAGGCCGTCCATGTTCGGCATGTTCCAGTCGGAGACCACGAAGTCGAAGGACTCGCTGCGCAGCTTGGCCAATGCCATCACGCCGTCTTCGGCTTCGTCGACGTTTGCGTATCCCAGTTCCTTCAACAGATTCCGGACGATGCGCCGCATCGTGGAGAAGTCGTCAACAACTAAAAAGCGCATTTTTGGATCAGCCATGAATTACTCCGTTGATTCTTTACTCTGGTTATCGGCACACTTCTTCACACGGAGAAGCAGCCTGAAGGATAGCATTTTTGTTGCCGTACGGCGATAAAACTCACAAGGAATGCTGATATATCCGGTCAAACGCGCAACGCGCGTCCGCCTTGCGTTGCTAAATGGTTCAACACTTTGCCGGGCAGCTCGGTCAGCGGCCCCACTTCATGGGTGGCGCCCACCGCGATCGCTTCGCGCGGCATGCCGAACACGACACAGGAAGCTTCATCCTGCGCAAAATTATACGCCCCTGCATTCTTCATCTCGAGCATCCCGAGCGCGCCGTCCTTGCCCATGCCGGTCAGGATCACGCCGACCGCGTTCTTGCCGGCAGCAAGCGCCGCCGAGCGGAACAGCACGTCGACCGAGGGCCGGTGCCGGTTGACCGGGTCGTTCTGGTCGATCCGCGTCATGTAGTTGGCGCCCGAGCGCACCAGCGTCAGGTGCGAGTGGCCCGGCGCGATGTAGGCGTGGCCCGGCAGCACGCGCTCGTCGCCGGCCGCTTCGCGCACGCTGATCTTGCACAGCGCGTCGAGGCGCCGCGCGAACGAGCTGGTAAAGCCTTCCGGCATGTGCTGGGCGATCAGGATGCCGGGGCAGTCCGACGGCATCTGCGTGAGGAATTCGCGGATCGCCTCGGTGCCGCCGGTGGAGGCGCCGATGATGATCAGCTTCTCCGACGAGGTCAAAGGATTGCGCAACTGCGGCAGCGCTTCGCCGGGCTTCGCCTGCGCCAGCGTGCGGGCCTTGACGCGCGCGCGCGCGGCGGCGCGGATCTTGTCGGAGATCAGCTCGGTGTACTCGCGCATGCCGCTCTGGATCGAGATTTTCGGCTTCGTCACGAAGTCCACCGCGCCCAGTTCCAGCGCGCGCATGGTGATCTCGGAGCCGCGCTCGGTCAGCGAGGACACCATCAGCACCGGCATCGGGCGCAGGCGCATCAGCTTTTCGAGGAAATCGAGGCCGTCCATCTTGGGCATCTCGACGTCGAGGGTGAGCACGTCCGGGTTGGTCAGCTTGATCAGCTCGCGCGCGACCAGCGGGTCCGGGGCGACGCCCACCACTTCCATGTCCGGCTGGCTGGAAATGATCTCTTTCATCACGCTGCGGATCAGCGCCGAATCGTCCACGATCAGTACTTTGATCTTCATGGGCATAGCCTTTACATTCAAAACAGGTCGATCTCGCCGCCGACGGGCGCGACCTTGAGGCGGCCGGCGTATTCCTGCTCGCGCCGCACCAGCGTGTCGTTATGAGTCTGCATCAGTTTCTTGACCAGCACCTTGCCCGTGCGCGGAAAGAAATACACCTTGCGCGGGTAAATGTCGTTCAAATCCTCGGCCAGCACCCGGATCTTTTCCATCTTCAGGTAGTTCATCACGAAGGAGGCATTGCGCTCGCCCACGTTGATCGCGGTGAAGCCCTTGAGCACGGCGCCGCCGCCGAACACCTTCGCTTCCAGGTTCTCGCGCCGCGCGCCGGACTTGAGCAGTTCGTTGATCAGCACCTCCATCGCGTAGGTGCCGTAGCGCATCGAGGCAGACACCGGACTGTTGGCGTCGCTGCCGCCGCCGTCCGGCAGCATGAAGTGGTTCATGCCGCCCAGGCCGGTGACCCGGTCGCGGATGCAGGCCGACACGCAGGAACCGAGCACCGTCACGATCAGCATGTCCTTGCCGGTGTGATAATACTCGCCAGGCAGGATCTTGGCCGCATCGCAATCGAACGTCCGGTCGTAATAGACGTTGGTGGCAAATTGTTCTTTTGAATCCATGATTGCTTCTTTCGTGCCGGCTAAATGGCGCCGGCACGGCCTTGTTCGAGTTCGTACACCGTCTTGCCGCGCAGCTTGAGCGCGTCCGAGACGTACAGAAAGTTCTCCGAGTGGCCGGCAAACAGCAAGGCGTGCGGCTTCATCAGCGGTACAAAGCGCGCCAGGATCTTCTTCTGGGTCGCCTTGTCGAAATAGATCATCACGTTGCGGCAGAAGATCACGTCGAACTGGCCCGACACCGGCCAGCTGTCGGCCAGCAGGTTGAGCTGCTTGAACGTGACGAGCTGGCGCAGTTCCGGGCGCACGCGCACCAGGCCCTCCTGCTCTCCTTTGCCGCGCAGGAAAAAGCGCTTGGCGCGTTCGGCCGGCATCTTCTCCAAGCGCTCGATGCCGTACACGCCCTTCGCGCCCACCGCCAGCACATTGGTGTCGATGTCGGTGGCGATAATCTGCACCGGCGGGCTCAATGTGTTGAACGCCTCGCAGCAGGTCATGGCGATCGAATACGGTTCCTCGCCGGTCGAACTGGCCGAGCACCAGATCGTGATCGGGCCGGGCGGCAGGCGCTTCAAGTGCTCGGCCAGCAGCGGGAAGTGGTGGGCTTCGCGGAAGAACGAGGTCAGGTTGGTGGTCAGCGCATTGGTAAACGACTCCCACTCGTCGCCCAGCCGGCCGGCCTCCAGTTCGTCGAGGTAGGTCGCGAACGAGACCAGGCCGGTCGCCCGCAGGCGCCGCGCGATGCGGCTGTAGACCATTTCCTGCTTGCTGTCGGCCAGCGAAATGCCGGCCCGCTTGTAGATCAGCGCACGGACCCTTTCAAAATCACCCTTGGTGAAATTGAATTCCTTGGCGGACTCTACTTTATTTTGCAACACGGTGCTTCACCTTCCAGGTCATGCCAATCGAGCCGCGGTTCTCACCGCCTGTCGTTCCTGCGAAGGCAGGAACCCATGCTGAGTTCGCATCAACAGGAAACGATCTGTCCCGCCGGCTCGGTATGGGTTCCTGCCTCCGCAGGAACGACAAACACTACTTACGCGGCGATCTTCTCGATCAGCCCCATCTCGCCCGACGACATCAGCTTGTCGATGTCGACCAGGATCAGCATGCGCTCGTCAACCGTGCCCAGGCCGATCAGGTAGTCCGAATTGAACGCGGTGCCCATTTCCGGCGCCGGCTTGACCTGGTCCGGGCTCAGGGTCGTCACGTCCGACACGCTGTCGACCACCATGCCCATGATGCGCCCGCCGATGTTGAGGATGATGACGACCGTGAACTGATCGTACACCGGGGTGCCCAGGTTGAACTTGATGCGCATGTCCACCACCGGGATGATGATGCCGCGCAGGTTGATCACGCCCTTGATGAACTCGGGCGCGTTGGCGATGCGGGTGACCGCTTCGTAGCCGCGGATTTCCTGCACCTTCAGGATATCGATGCCGTATTCCTCGGAGCCGAGGGTGAAGGCAAGGAACTCGCTGCCGGCGCCGTCGCTGGTGTCGGCCTTGTTGGTGGTGGATGTCATCGACATGGTGGTTTCCTATCTGGTGTAGTGCAAAAAAAACGTTGATGAAGTGAGACTGATTAAGAGAACACGGCGTCGTCGGCTACCTGGCGCGACGAGCGCATCAGCGCCGCCACGTCGAGGATCAGCGACACGCCGCCGTCGCCGAGAATGGTGGCGCCGGAAATCCCGGTCACCTTGCGGTAATTCGATTCGAGGTTCTTGACCACGACCTGCTGCTGGCCCACCAGTTCGTCGACGAACAGCGCGGCCTTGCGCCCGTCCGATTCGAGGATGACGACGATGCCGTCGCTCGGCTCGGTGAAGCGCGGGGTGATCTCGAACATCTGGTGCAGCGGCACCAGCGGCAAGTACTCGCCGCGCACCTTGAGCACGCGGCCGCGGTTGGCGATATCCTTGATGTCTTCCTGCGCCGGCTGCAGCGACTCGACCACGAAGCCGAGCGGCAGGATGTAGACTTCGTCGCCGCAGCGGATCGACATGCCGTCCAGGATCGCCAGCGTCAGCGGCAGCGAAATCGACATCGTCGTGCCGAAGCCGCGCGCCGAACGGATGTCGACCGTGCCGCCCATCGCCGCGATGTTGCGCTTGACGACATCCATGCCCACGCCGCGGCCCGACACGTCGGTCACGGTTTCCGCGGTCGAGAAGCCCGGCGCGAAAATCAGCTGCCAGACGTCGGCGTCGCTCATGTTGTCGGTCACCGGGATGCCGTTCTGCTGCGCTTTTTCCAGGATGCGCTCGCGATTGAGGCCGCCGCCGTCGTCCGACACTTCGATGACGATGTTGCCGCCCTGGTGGGCCGCCGACAGGAACAGGCGGCCGGTCTCGGTCTTGCCGGCGGCGACGCGCGCGGCCGGCATCTCGATGCCGTGGTCGATCGAATTGCGCACCAGGTGCGTGAGCGGATCGACGATGCGCTCGATCAGGCCCTTGTCCAGTTCCGTCGCGGCGCCGCTGGTGATGAAATCGACCTTCTTGCCAAGCTTGGCGGCCAGGTCGCGCACCATGCGCGGGAAGCGCGAGAACACGAAGTCCATCGGCATCATCCGGATCGACATCACCGCTTCCTGCAGGTCGCGCGTGTTGCGGGTCAGCTGGCTGACGCTGTTTAACAGGCGCTCGTGCACCATCGGGTCGAGGCCGTCGCTGCGCTGCTCGATCATGGCCTGGGTGATCACCAGTTCGCCGATCAGGTTGATCAGCTGGTCGACCTTCTCGATCGACACGCGAATCGACGACGATTCGGCGCCCGGCGCCCCGCTCTTGTCGCTCCTGGCGGCGGCCTTCTTCTCGGCCGCCACTTCGCTGATCTCGAGCGCTTCGGGGCGCTGCAACGACGGCAGCGGCTTGGCTTCCTGCGGCGGCGCCGAGGCGGCCGCGTTGGCGCGGATCTGTTCGATCGGCTGGAAGAAGCCGTATCCGCGCTCGTCGTCGGACAGTTCCGGCTCCGGCGCCGCGTGGTCGTCGTCCGCATCGAGCGGGTCGAAGAAACCGTAGCCCAGTTCCTTCTCCACCTTGGCGCGTTCCGCGGCCTCGATCTTGCGCTGCTCCGGCGTCAGGGCCGGCGCTTCAAAAATTTTCAGGTCGTCCGGATTGAGCACGAAGGAGCAGATCGCAACGATGTCTTCCAGGCTCTCGTGGGTGGTCAGGATCAGCGCGTGGCGTCCGCCTTCGATCGGCGCGACCGTAATGCGGCCCAGCAGGCCAAGTTCGGCGGCCAGCGCGTTGACGTCGCGCTGCTCGCACACGGGCAGCTCGACCTTGTAGCGGCGCCCGCCCGGCGCGGTGTTGGCCTTCGCCTCGGTCTGCACGAAGGCCGGCGCGACCGCGGCCGCAACCAGCGGCACCACGTCCTGCGACAGTTCCTGCAGCATCATGCGCACGTCGGCGACGGCGTCCTGGTCGACCGCCGCGCCGTTGCGGTGGCCGTCCAGCTGCATCTTCAGGATGTCCTTGGCGGCCAGGAAGGCGTCGACGTGTTCGGCGGTGAGCGCCATCTCGCCCTTGCGGATGCGGTCGAGCAGCGATTCGAGGATGTGGGTGACCTCGGACATGTCGTTCAGGCCGAACGTCGAGGCGCCGCCCTTGATCGAATGGGCGGTGCGGAAGATCGCGTTCAGGTGCTCGGCGTCCGGCGCGTCGATATCGACGGCCAGCAGCAGGCGCTCTTTTTCGGCCAGCAGTTCTTCGGCTTCATCGAAGAAGACCTGGAAGAACTGGCTGATGTCGATGGTCATGGTGAAACTCCGTGAATCCCTTGATGCGTCATGCTCTACCCCGGCCCTTAGCCGATGACCTTCTTCACCACTTCGATCAGGCGCTGCGGATCGAAGGGCTTGACCAGCCAGCCGTTGGCGCCGGCCGCGCGGCCCTTGGACTTCATCTCGTCGGACGATTCGGTGGTGAGCATCAGGAT
This window of the Massilia sp. R2A-15 genome carries:
- the cheZ gene encoding protein phosphatase CheZ — its product is MGEHNADGATASAAPAGGDSHEEVLSRIGHMTRALHDSLRGLGLDKLIEKAASDIPDARDRLDYVARMSEQAAQKVLNATDAASPLQDRIDSDAQQLSAAWDKLLDAPETSDADWRALAERTIMTLDATRGATVDTKAYLMDIMMAQDFQDLTGQVIGKVTAIAQNLEKQLVQMLVDFAPAEVRREFDNSLMNGPQINPAGNSEVVADQGQVDDLLDSLGF
- the cheA gene encoding chemotaxis protein CheA — translated: MTIDISQFFQVFFDEAEELLAEKERLLLAVDIDAPDAEHLNAIFRTAHSIKGGASTFGLNDMSEVTHILESLLDRIRKGEMALTAEHVDAFLAAKDILKMQLDGHRNGAAVDQDAVADVRMMLQELSQDVVPLVAAAVAPAFVQTEAKANTAPGGRRYKVELPVCEQRDVNALAAELGLLGRITVAPIEGGRHALILTTHESLEDIVAICSFVLNPDDLKIFEAPALTPEQRKIEAAERAKVEKELGYGFFDPLDADDDHAAPEPELSDDERGYGFFQPIEQIRANAAASAPPQEAKPLPSLQRPEALEISEVAAEKKAAARSDKSGAPGAESSSIRVSIEKVDQLINLIGELVITQAMIEQRSDGLDPMVHERLLNSVSQLTRNTRDLQEAVMSIRMMPMDFVFSRFPRMVRDLAAKLGKKVDFITSGAATELDKGLIERIVDPLTHLVRNSIDHGIEMPAARVAAGKTETGRLFLSAAHQGGNIVIEVSDDGGGLNRERILEKAQQNGIPVTDNMSDADVWQLIFAPGFSTAETVTDVSGRGVGMDVVKRNIAAMGGTVDIRSARGFGTTMSISLPLTLAILDGMSIRCGDEVYILPLGFVVESLQPAQEDIKDIANRGRVLKVRGEYLPLVPLHQMFEITPRFTEPSDGIVVILESDGRKAALFVDELVGQQQVVVKNLESNYRKVTGISGATILGDGGVSLILDVAALMRSSRQVADDAVFS
- the cheY gene encoding chemotaxis response regulator CheY is translated as MADPKMRFLVVDDFSTMRRIVRNLLKELGYANVDEAEDGVMALAKLRSESFDFVVSDWNMPNMDGLTMLQNIRADPALAKLPVLMVTAEAKKENIIAAAQAGANGYVVKPFTAATLDEKLNKIFEKLEKAGA
- the cheD gene encoding chemoreceptor glutamine deamidase CheD, giving the protein MDSKEQFATNVYYDRTFDCDAAKILPGEYYHTGKDMLIVTVLGSCVSACIRDRVTGLGGMNHFMLPDGGGSDANSPVSASMRYGTYAMEVLINELLKSGARRENLEAKVFGGGAVLKGFTAINVGERNASFVMNYLKMEKIRVLAEDLNDIYPRKVYFFPRTGKVLVKKLMQTHNDTLVRREQEYAGRLKVAPVGGEIDLF
- a CDS encoding CheR family methyltransferase, yielding MLQNKVESAKEFNFTKGDFERVRALIYKRAGISLADSKQEMVYSRIARRLRATGLVSFATYLDELEAGRLGDEWESFTNALTTNLTSFFREAHHFPLLAEHLKRLPPGPITIWCSASSTGEEPYSIAMTCCEAFNTLSPPVQIIATDIDTNVLAVGAKGVYGIERLEKMPAERAKRFFLRGKGEQEGLVRVRPELRQLVTFKQLNLLADSWPVSGQFDVIFCRNVMIYFDKATQKKILARFVPLMKPHALLFAGHSENFLYVSDALKLRGKTVYELEQGRAGAI
- a CDS encoding ABC transporter ATP-binding protein/permease gives rise to the protein MNTPTSATTDAVTDQVPPAPKKRRRVPPLSLAAWKQFVRVAKPYWLGDEKKKAWGLLALLIVLMLFETKFAVMLNDQAGEMTSALAAKSGERFWASVRACLFVLAFAVPIYAFYYYMRDLFANQWRRWLTSRFLDGYLTGRKYYELGSNAEIDNPDQRIAEDISTFTGRSIHFLLIFLGSLMSLVAFSTVLWSISHLLVGVLAVYALAGTVIALWVFGNPLIHLNFWQLRREADFRFSLMRVRENAESIAFYRGEEQERAHIDSKFEKVIQNFARLIKKQRSLNLFQRAFSRLDMVLPAVILAGGVLSGELEVGRAVQAAGAFSAVLGAVGLIVDNFESLSRFVAGIDRLQALSNLVMPNAEVKAVEENTHPRIQTRPGEHLALESLTLHPPQSERVLIKELTLALKPGDALLITGDSGCGKSSLLRAIAGLWSTGSGVIHHPPMEDFFFLPQQPYLQSGTLRSQLIYPSQQSALSDEQLMDILKQVHLPLLAERVGGLDAVHDWEKLLSVGEQQRLAFGRVLVHEPNIVILDEATSALDSANEASLYARLRASGTTLISVAHRAAVLRHHTHVLRLMGEGAWEVHEATGYQFDGPVAAFRSGDAANFQPARLQRKVAAVA
- a CDS encoding PHB depolymerase family esterase, which translates into the protein MLNPMLDAWTSLACTSPWDSAPIRFGISLLAPLPEPGPGDFVSDRFAADFGSLRYKLFIPSGYDGSPTPLIVMLHGCGQDADDFACGTGMNALAEKYHCLVAYPEQSCGANGAKCWNWFEKANHHRGQGEPALIAGVARKIISEYAVDTGKVFVAGLSSGGSMAVILGRTYPDLFTAVGCHSGLAHGAATDRFGAMRAMRHGADVDALDGMAAADGVPIIVFHGDLDSTVHPRNGGRIVRQSLQSATAAQTHAQEVGEATGRTFTRDIHRSATGDIFAEHWTVHGAGHAWSGGSRRGSYTDANGPDASEQMLRFFFDRQAA
- a CDS encoding chemotaxis protein CheW, translating into MSMTSTTNKADTSDGAGSEFLAFTLGSEEYGIDILKVQEIRGYEAVTRIANAPEFIKGVINLRGIIIPVVDMRIKFNLGTPVYDQFTVVIILNIGGRIMGMVVDSVSDVTTLSPDQVKPAPEMGTAFNSDYLIGLGTVDERMLILVDIDKLMSSGEMGLIEKIAA
- a CDS encoding EAL and HDOD domain-containing protein — its product is MHQTNFIVREPLLDPKQRVIGYELSWKHDDDQPITDEALEALVAFVAENVNDEERGWLLRDKVLFLDAVPPMLSTDALHSMPPERTVLTMKAADMADPDTLAAVRGLRAGGVGISVRGDLGHLGKNLGQNASYIEVKFSGADVATQARAYAAVKQSTVRMVGRPVNTWSDFDACAALGLDAFVGKLHLTPRPGNPVKGMNPAQQIILQLMQMVTANEDIPKIEGVLKRDPALSYKLLRFINSAGFGSGREIQSLRQAISLLGYAPLYRWLTLLLATASKSGYSPVLMETAVVRGRLAELLGAKFLPRGEGENLFVAGMFSLLDRLLGLPMKEVLDTIQLPDEVVRALLTRGGMYGPYLALAEACELNSHLVAGLAKSLGISPLEVNKAHLSALAWAQNVTT
- a CDS encoding chemotaxis response regulator protein-glutamate methylesterase, which gives rise to MKIKVLIVDDSALIRSVMKEIISSQPDMEVVGVAPDPLVARELIKLTNPDVLTLDVEMPKMDGLDFLEKLMRLRPMPVLMVSSLTERGSEITMRALELGAVDFVTKPKISIQSGMREYTELISDKIRAAARARVKARTLAQAKPGEALPQLRNPLTSSEKLIIIGASTGGTEAIREFLTQMPSDCPGILIAQHMPEGFTSSFARRLDALCKISVREAAGDERVLPGHAYIAPGHSHLTLVRSGANYMTRIDQNDPVNRHRPSVDVLFRSAALAAGKNAVGVILTGMGKDGALGMLEMKNAGAYNFAQDEASCVVFGMPREAIAVGATHEVGPLTELPGKVLNHLATQGGRALRV